In the genome of Mytilus edulis chromosome 3, xbMytEdul2.2, whole genome shotgun sequence, one region contains:
- the LOC139516558 gene encoding protein dpy-30 homolog encodes MADDQNTAGSVAGDALTDQQSSTPLPSGVPENVQKIITSEKDLQENPSKRPRVDLQSLPTRAYLDQTVVPILLNGMSVLAKERPPNAIEFLAAYLLKNKNQFE; translated from the exons ATGGCAGACG atcaGAATACAGCAGGTTCAGTGGCCGGAGATGCATTAACAGACCAACAAAGTAGTACACCTTTACCATCAGGCGTGCCAGAAAATGTACAG AAAATTATAACTAGTGAAAAAGATTTACAAGAGAACCCATCAAAAAGACCAAGGGTTGACTTGCAGTCATTGCCAACAAGGGCCTATCTAGACCAAACAGTGGTTCCTATATTATTAAATGGAATGTCTGTATTGGCAAAAGAAAG ACCACCAAATGCTATAGAATTCTTGGCAGCCTATTTACTGAAGAATAAGAACCAGTTCGAATGA